From one Thermatribacter velox genomic stretch:
- a CDS encoding serpin family protein codes for MRKFVFLAILLLLLFASGCLLEGVLPSGNVSLDPGFAQNVNAFGVNLLKALWEEHEENLFISPASIELALAMAANGARGTTQSEMLQALELLSFDTEEVNQQNANLVKICNRTNSKVTLSVANSLWAREGVPFYENYLQAVQQFYQAEAHSVDFADPQTINLINQWVSEKTHGKINQIIDRLSDLDVLVLLNAIYFKAKWKYTFDAENTQLLPFYTVQGESRELPTMWQEGSFDYFENQTLQAIRLPYADERFSMYIFLPRAQDGLPNLLEGLNASLLEGWIQSMEKREGEIYLPRFKLSFERSLNATLQELGMERAFDPQNADFGGMLPIPPNAFLSEVKHKSILEVNEEGTTAAAVTSVVIGVTALPPEERFLMRVDHPFLLAIRDEESGLFLFLGVVENPEML; via the coding sequence ATGCGCAAATTCGTTTTTCTGGCAATTCTTTTACTCCTGCTTTTTGCTTCAGGGTGCTTGTTAGAGGGCGTCCTTCCCTCAGGCAACGTTTCCCTAGACCCTGGTTTTGCACAGAACGTCAACGCCTTTGGAGTAAACCTCCTTAAAGCCCTTTGGGAAGAGCACGAGGAAAATCTCTTCATCTCTCCAGCAAGCATTGAGCTTGCTCTTGCCATGGCCGCAAATGGAGCCCGGGGGACTACGCAATCTGAGATGCTCCAGGCTCTGGAACTTCTCTCTTTCGACACGGAAGAAGTCAATCAGCAAAACGCCAACCTGGTCAAAATATGCAACCGCACAAACAGCAAAGTGACCCTCAGTGTTGCCAACTCCCTGTGGGCAAGAGAAGGTGTGCCCTTTTACGAAAACTACCTGCAGGCTGTCCAGCAATTCTACCAGGCAGAAGCGCACTCGGTGGACTTTGCAGACCCCCAGACCATCAACCTCATCAACCAGTGGGTCAGCGAAAAAACCCATGGTAAGATAAACCAAATCATTGACCGCTTGTCCGACCTGGATGTCCTGGTGCTCCTGAATGCCATTTATTTCAAAGCAAAGTGGAAGTACACCTTTGACGCTGAAAACACCCAGCTTCTCCCCTTTTATACAGTGCAGGGCGAAAGCCGAGAGCTCCCCACCATGTGGCAGGAAGGCTCTTTCGATTACTTCGAAAACCAAACCCTGCAGGCAATACGACTCCCTTATGCCGATGAGCGTTTCAGCATGTACATCTTCCTGCCCCGCGCCCAGGATGGATTGCCGAATTTGCTCGAAGGGCTCAACGCCAGCTTGCTTGAAGGTTGGATACAGAGCATGGAAAAGCGAGAAGGCGAAATTTACCTCCCTCGCTTTAAGCTGAGCTTTGAGCGCTCTTTGAATGCAACGCTTCAGGAACTGGGAATGGAACGGGCTTTCGACCCTCAGAACGCTGATTTTGGAGGGATGCTCCCCATCCCGCCCAACGCCTTTTTGAGCGAGGTCAAGCACAAAAGCATTCTGGAAGTGAACGAAGAGGGAACCACCGCAGCAGCAGTGACTTCAGTCGTTATAGGGGTCACTGCACTACCACCTGAGGAACGCTTCCTGATGCGGGTGGACCATCCCTTTCTTTTAGCAATTCGGGATGAAGAGAGTGGGCTTTTCCTTTTCCTGGGAGTCGTTGAAAACCCGGAAATGCTTTAA
- a CDS encoding HD domain-containing phosphohydrolase, producing the protein MHKPWEMPRWLWYSMWAGGGALLVLLLFVWLLRAQVALRTRELQEANRNLQEEVLRRRSAESRLSLHLDFERMMGRIHLRFFAREDLERLLSFAFKEIGNFFGFSCICAVLPDGERLVWAEANYALEEFPLLEKLLEEPSLQSDWEKEHKILLETLSEALLEVPEKFKDKGFFAFSVPGEDSEEGFVECLFKERFSKDDERYQLLDPLLQHLRVFLSYLAISRKRAQEAEWFQTTLRSIGDAVIATDGEGRVIFMNPVAEELTGWSAGEAAGKPIEEVFHILYEQTRQPVLNPVRRVIKEGKVVGLGNHTILVSRSGREFFIDDSGAPIKDQLGKILGVVLVFRDATERREMEQKLQESERRYRMLFTFMPDGFVLLEEVQVEENKPRAFQIVEANASFAAMVRFRPEELRGLRIEEVFPGFGELLSDEHTPLLMRGEFLRKEVFVPEFDVFWEVSLFVLDGSRIGMIVSDITARKKYEAKIRYLSFHDALTGLYNRLFAEEELARLERSRDPTIGFIFADLDGLKFLNDAFSHQLGDEMLKRAAQILQSSCRKGDIVARWGGDEFLVILPATDLPAAEGVARRIEEFCQEETQKEPLFLGLSLGVAVRRHREESVWEVINVAEEEAYRKKFLRREERGKEYAQLLYKSLFALGIEDEKKLLAMEKLALKMGGELGLSHEELERVKLLVAFHDVGKLALPRELLFEEETLSEEEKALWKQHPAFGYRIVRVTPSLHPVAEEIYAFREHWDGSGYPQGKKEEEIPLITRLVQVVDAYLTLTFSTGGRASLSPQEALEQIEKEKGVRFDPQMVELLKTVLKEK; encoded by the coding sequence ATGCACAAACCCTGGGAGATGCCCCGCTGGCTCTGGTATTCTATGTGGGCTGGCGGCGGGGCGTTACTGGTACTTCTTTTGTTTGTCTGGCTTTTACGGGCACAGGTTGCCCTGCGGACCAGAGAACTCCAAGAAGCCAACCGCAATCTTCAAGAGGAAGTGCTAAGGCGTCGTAGCGCAGAATCACGCCTTTCTCTGCACCTTGACTTTGAAAGGATGATGGGAAGAATTCACTTACGCTTCTTTGCCCGTGAGGATCTGGAACGGCTTCTTTCCTTTGCTTTTAAGGAAATAGGCAATTTCTTCGGTTTTTCCTGTATCTGTGCGGTTTTGCCCGATGGGGAGAGGCTGGTCTGGGCTGAAGCCAACTACGCCCTGGAGGAGTTTCCATTGCTTGAAAAATTACTTGAAGAACCTTCCCTGCAAAGCGACTGGGAAAAGGAGCACAAAATCCTGCTTGAGACCCTCTCTGAAGCCCTGCTGGAGGTTCCCGAAAAGTTTAAGGATAAAGGCTTTTTCGCTTTCTCGGTGCCAGGTGAAGATAGCGAAGAGGGGTTTGTGGAGTGCCTCTTTAAGGAACGCTTTTCCAAGGATGATGAGCGTTACCAGCTTCTGGACCCGCTTCTTCAGCACCTGCGGGTTTTCTTAAGCTACCTTGCTATTTCCAGGAAGCGCGCTCAGGAAGCAGAGTGGTTCCAGACTACTCTGCGGAGCATTGGCGATGCAGTCATCGCCACTGATGGAGAGGGCAGGGTGATTTTTATGAACCCAGTGGCCGAAGAGCTTACCGGATGGAGCGCTGGGGAAGCGGCGGGAAAGCCCATAGAAGAGGTTTTCCATATCCTTTATGAACAAACTCGTCAGCCAGTTCTCAACCCGGTGCGCCGGGTAATTAAAGAAGGAAAAGTGGTGGGGCTTGGCAACCACACCATTTTGGTCAGCCGCAGCGGGAGAGAATTTTTTATTGACGATAGCGGGGCTCCAATCAAAGACCAGTTAGGGAAAATCCTGGGTGTAGTGCTGGTTTTCCGGGATGCTACCGAGCGCCGGGAGATGGAGCAGAAGCTCCAGGAGAGCGAGCGGCGCTATCGGATGCTTTTCACCTTTATGCCGGATGGTTTCGTTTTGCTTGAAGAAGTTCAGGTCGAAGAAAATAAACCTCGAGCATTTCAAATTGTTGAAGCCAATGCTTCTTTTGCGGCCATGGTGCGCTTCAGGCCTGAGGAGCTGCGTGGCCTCCGGATAGAAGAGGTGTTTCCAGGTTTCGGGGAGCTTTTGAGCGATGAACATACCCCCTTGCTTATGCGAGGTGAATTCCTGCGCAAGGAGGTGTTTGTACCTGAATTCGATGTTTTCTGGGAAGTGAGCTTGTTTGTGCTCGATGGCTCCCGGATAGGGATGATTGTTTCCGACATCACCGCTCGCAAAAAGTATGAAGCGAAAATACGTTATCTCAGCTTTCACGATGCCCTGACTGGACTTTACAACCGCCTGTTTGCCGAGGAAGAGCTGGCTCGTTTGGAGCGGAGCAGAGACCCGACAATCGGTTTTATTTTCGCTGATCTTGACGGTCTCAAATTTCTGAACGATGCCTTTTCCCACCAACTGGGGGATGAGATGTTGAAGCGAGCAGCACAGATTCTACAATCCTCTTGCCGTAAGGGAGATATCGTTGCCCGCTGGGGTGGAGATGAGTTTTTGGTGATTTTGCCGGCAACGGATCTTCCAGCAGCTGAAGGGGTTGCGAGACGTATTGAGGAATTTTGTCAGGAAGAAACTCAAAAAGAACCACTCTTTTTGGGGCTCTCGCTGGGAGTTGCGGTAAGAAGGCATCGGGAGGAGAGCGTCTGGGAAGTGATAAATGTTGCGGAAGAAGAGGCTTACCGCAAAAAGTTTTTACGTCGTGAAGAGCGGGGAAAGGAATATGCTCAGCTTCTGTATAAGAGTCTTTTTGCGTTGGGAATCGAGGATGAAAAGAAGCTTCTTGCTATGGAGAAGCTCGCCCTGAAGATGGGTGGAGAATTGGGGCTTTCTCATGAGGAACTTGAGAGAGTGAAACTTCTGGTTGCCTTTCACGATGTGGGTAAGTTAGCCCTTCCTCGCGAATTGCTCTTTGAAGAAGAGACGCTTTCTGAGGAAGAGAAGGCTCTTTGGAAACAACATCCGGCCTTTGGATATCGTATTGTTCGAGTTACCCCTTCGCTCCATCCGGTGGCAGAGGAAATCTATGCTTTTCGGGAGCACTGGGATGGGTCGGGGTATCCCCAGGGCAAAAAGGAGGAAGAAATACCCCTGATTACCCGCCTGGTGCAGGTTGTGGATGCCTACCTTACCCTGACTTTTTCAACTGGTGGGAGAGCTTCACTTTCTCCACAGGAAGCACTGGAACAAATTGAAAAGGAGAAGGGGGTCAGGTTCGACCCCCAGATGGTGGAACTTTTGAAGACGGTCCTGAAGGAAAAGTAG
- a CDS encoding transporter substrate-binding domain-containing protein: MKSEKVFLLFFALIIFLLYAFLPGAWALTLRVGAYQDPPLVFWDESGQVQGLYPEVLEEIGRREGWQIEYVRDDFSKLLDFLRQGEIDLLLAIAYSEERAQVFDFNQETVWLNWGAVYARPSLKINSLLDLNGKTILTVKDDIYYQEMLKMVSGFGLDCRFLEVKDYQAVFALLARGEGDVGVVSRLFGIRFGAQYGLEASPLIFRPTELRFAVPR, translated from the coding sequence TTGAAGAGCGAAAAAGTATTTTTATTGTTCTTTGCTTTGATTATATTTCTTCTTTACGCTTTCCTGCCCGGGGCCTGGGCTCTGACTTTGCGAGTTGGTGCATACCAGGACCCACCTCTTGTTTTCTGGGATGAGAGCGGCCAGGTTCAGGGTCTCTATCCAGAGGTTCTGGAAGAGATTGGGCGCCGGGAAGGTTGGCAGATAGAGTATGTGCGTGATGATTTTTCAAAGCTTCTCGACTTTCTCCGCCAGGGTGAAATTGACCTTCTCCTGGCGATTGCTTACTCTGAAGAGCGTGCACAAGTTTTTGATTTCAATCAGGAGACTGTCTGGTTAAACTGGGGAGCCGTCTATGCTCGACCCTCTTTGAAAATAAATTCCCTCCTGGACCTGAACGGAAAAACCATCCTGACAGTAAAGGATGATATCTATTATCAGGAAATGCTCAAAATGGTTTCGGGCTTTGGTCTTGACTGTAGATTTTTGGAGGTTAAGGATTATCAGGCGGTTTTTGCGCTTCTTGCTCGAGGCGAGGGCGATGTCGGGGTGGTCAGCAGGCTGTTTGGTATCCGTTTTGGAGCACAGTACGGTCTGGAAGCAAGCCCCCTCATTTTCAGGCCCACTGAACTGCGCTTTGCGGTTCCCAGATGA
- a CDS encoding serine dehydratase subunit alpha family protein gives MLSLKEFLRREVKPALGCTEPGAVALAVARANQELPLGELKSIQVVVSDSVYKNGLAVVIPGTGGARGNALAAALGALCGKPGYGLEVLKDCTPQDVDTAKRWVELGKVRVQCDPNQHDVYIAATVKKGTDWARCVIAGDHSNIVEVVKNGETILRSENASQAADLLFQKIKELSYPELLKLVEEMDAEDIHYLMKGATMNLTIARAGLQEGCGSGPAFGRKMQQLMHEKNLEGDLGYLIKSLCYAAADARMSGVKLPVMSSAGSGNHGITAILPVVLVGEKTGKSREEIARALAVSHLSTSFVKSRLGRLSQVCGCAIAAGAGAAAGITYLLGGKLEEMQEAMQIVLANTAGMICDGAKESCSLKVGTGAFEAYLAALFALLGSKTAIPQGLLSPSIEQTVNNMAELSQEGMRDLDRVIISILEKNFHSPKLCEGNNNLQKEVEN, from the coding sequence ATGCTCTCACTCAAGGAATTCTTGAGACGGGAAGTCAAGCCTGCTCTGGGCTGTACCGAACCCGGAGCAGTCGCCCTGGCCGTCGCCAGAGCAAATCAGGAACTTCCTTTGGGGGAATTAAAGTCGATTCAGGTAGTGGTAAGCGATAGTGTCTACAAAAATGGTCTGGCGGTGGTCATTCCGGGAACTGGGGGAGCACGTGGCAACGCCTTAGCTGCAGCTCTTGGAGCCTTGTGCGGAAAGCCGGGATACGGACTTGAAGTCTTGAAAGACTGTACCCCTCAGGACGTGGACACAGCCAAAAGATGGGTCGAACTTGGAAAAGTAAGGGTACAGTGCGACCCAAACCAACATGATGTTTATATTGCTGCAACCGTTAAAAAAGGCACGGACTGGGCAAGATGCGTGATTGCTGGGGACCACTCCAATATCGTCGAAGTGGTCAAAAACGGAGAGACGATTTTGCGCAGTGAAAACGCTTCTCAAGCAGCAGATCTACTGTTTCAAAAAATTAAGGAACTCTCCTACCCCGAGTTGTTGAAGCTGGTCGAGGAAATGGACGCCGAAGACATTCACTACCTGATGAAAGGAGCCACCATGAATTTGACCATAGCCCGGGCCGGGTTACAGGAAGGGTGTGGCAGCGGACCGGCTTTTGGACGGAAGATGCAACAGCTCATGCACGAAAAAAACCTGGAGGGTGACTTGGGATACCTGATAAAAAGCCTCTGCTATGCAGCAGCAGACGCCCGCATGTCAGGCGTGAAGCTACCAGTCATGAGCAGTGCCGGAAGCGGCAACCACGGTATCACTGCCATACTGCCAGTAGTGCTGGTGGGTGAAAAAACTGGTAAAAGTCGGGAGGAAATTGCTCGGGCGCTGGCGGTGAGCCACCTCTCCACAAGTTTTGTGAAAAGCCGTTTGGGCAGGCTTTCTCAGGTCTGTGGCTGTGCTATTGCCGCTGGAGCAGGAGCGGCTGCCGGAATAACTTATCTTTTGGGCGGAAAGCTTGAAGAAATGCAGGAAGCGATGCAAATTGTGCTCGCCAACACGGCAGGAATGATCTGCGACGGGGCCAAGGAAAGCTGTTCTCTCAAGGTGGGCACTGGAGCCTTTGAAGCCTACCTGGCAGCCCTCTTTGCGCTTCTGGGAAGCAAAACTGCAATCCCTCAGGGGTTACTCAGCCCCTCCATAGAACAAACGGTAAACAACATGGCTGAATTAAGTCAAGAAGGCATGCGGGACCTCGACCGGGTCATCATAAGCATTCTGGAAAAAAACTTTCATTCACCCAAGCTCTGTGAGGGCAACAATAACCTGCAAAAGGAGGTTGAAAACTGA
- a CDS encoding low specificity L-threonine aldolase — translation MLEAMVSARVGDDVYEDDPTVKELEALGAEMVGKEASLFVPSGTFGNQLAILTHTRRGDEVIVPESNHIVEHEVGAMAVISGVQLRTLRDDRGRVAIEDLERLYREEDIHHPRTGLICMENAHSSGSVVPLENLEEVYQFARSKGVPVHLDGARIFNAACHLRVGAPEIAQYADSVMFCLSKGLCAPVGSLLAGSKEFIKKARKMRKLMGGGMRQVGYLAAAGLVALKVMPQKLEEDHRKAQTLARQLSRVEGIEVFFDRLDINMVFFRVRRESFSDADFLQFLLQRGIKINPPMKGEYRLVTHYWISYPAIEHTASSIAEFMEKAQGGDGTKSL, via the coding sequence ATGCTGGAAGCCATGGTTTCTGCTCGGGTGGGAGACGATGTGTATGAAGATGACCCCACGGTTAAAGAGCTTGAAGCACTGGGAGCGGAGATGGTAGGTAAAGAAGCCTCTCTATTTGTCCCCTCGGGCACCTTTGGGAACCAGCTGGCCATTTTGACCCACACCCGGCGCGGGGACGAGGTCATCGTTCCAGAAAGCAACCACATCGTGGAGCACGAAGTGGGAGCTATGGCAGTGATTTCCGGAGTGCAGCTTCGCACCCTTCGTGATGATCGGGGAAGAGTTGCGATAGAGGACCTGGAAAGGCTTTACCGGGAAGAAGACATCCACCACCCCCGGACCGGCCTGATTTGCATGGAAAATGCCCATTCTTCAGGTTCGGTGGTGCCCCTTGAAAACCTGGAAGAAGTGTACCAGTTTGCCCGCTCAAAAGGAGTACCGGTTCACCTGGACGGTGCCCGGATTTTCAACGCTGCCTGCCACCTCCGGGTAGGTGCTCCAGAGATTGCCCAATATGCCGATTCGGTAATGTTCTGTCTTTCCAAAGGGTTGTGTGCTCCCGTGGGCTCTTTGCTTGCCGGAAGCAAAGAGTTTATCAAAAAAGCCCGCAAAATGCGGAAGCTCATGGGTGGAGGCATGCGCCAGGTCGGTTACTTAGCTGCAGCAGGCCTGGTTGCTTTAAAAGTTATGCCCCAAAAGTTAGAGGAAGACCACAGGAAAGCTCAAACGCTTGCTCGCCAGCTTTCCAGGGTAGAGGGGATAGAAGTTTTCTTTGACCGCCTGGACATCAACATGGTTTTCTTCCGGGTTAGGCGGGAAAGCTTTTCGGATGCTGATTTCCTGCAGTTTTTGCTTCAGCGAGGTATTAAAATTAACCCGCCTATGAAGGGAGAATACCGCCTGGTCACTCATTACTGGATTTCTTACCCTGCCATAGAACACACTGCTTCTTCAATAGCCGAGTTTATGGAGAAAGCACAGGGGGGTGACGGGACTAAGAGTCTTTAG
- a CDS encoding RidA family protein, protein MKEAIATSKAPQAVGPYSQAVRAGEWVFVSGQLGLSPQGEMVSDKTSEQARQVLENLRAILREAGLDMENVVQVTVFLTDIQEFQAVNDVYAQYFKPPYPARCCVEVSNLPRGGKVEIAAIAKSG, encoded by the coding sequence ATGAAAGAAGCCATCGCCACCAGTAAAGCACCTCAGGCAGTCGGGCCTTACTCTCAGGCAGTCCGGGCTGGGGAATGGGTCTTTGTGTCCGGACAGCTGGGCCTCTCCCCGCAGGGAGAAATGGTCTCAGACAAAACAAGCGAGCAGGCACGGCAGGTCCTGGAAAACCTGCGTGCCATCCTCAGGGAAGCCGGTCTGGACATGGAAAACGTGGTGCAGGTTACCGTCTTTCTCACCGATATCCAGGAGTTTCAGGCCGTAAACGACGTGTATGCCCAGTACTTCAAGCCTCCCTATCCGGCGCGCTGTTGCGTGGAAGTGAGCAATCTACCCCGAGGTGGCAAGGTGGAAATCGCAGCCATTGCAAAAAGTGGCTGA
- a CDS encoding uroporphyrinogen decarboxylase family protein, translating to MTQELSYPKTSLEAPSPQRLLAALDFKEPDRVPHLEFWITSKTVYECVLGRKLDYEVIDAKEGQKSIAPEDEIEFAFRIGMDAVPCNFSWRPGNIFEKASDGTEHYVGGRIKTWEDLETLEPPPPLEEQLALLERYLEAGKKYGVGIFPNFTSFFDSAQLAMGYEYFLYQIYDNLALIEKLMDILLEHQVKVVEAVFKHYGDRLLFMMVNDDIAYNSGLAVRPELFRKLFCERFRTLTEPARKQGKKIVMHTDGKMDQVLPILYELGVGAIHPCEPESNDIYELKKKWYGKVALIGNIHTPLLAYGSKEEIEEDVKEHLTRLAPGGGYVLSSSTSIFEGIPPENFLHMVRCVHSFGVYEKLRGGA from the coding sequence ATGACTCAGGAACTTTCCTATCCAAAAACTTCTCTTGAGGCTCCCTCTCCTCAGAGGCTTCTTGCTGCCTTAGACTTTAAGGAACCAGATAGAGTACCTCATCTTGAGTTTTGGATAACCAGCAAAACAGTTTACGAGTGTGTGTTGGGGAGAAAACTCGACTACGAAGTCATTGACGCCAAGGAAGGGCAGAAAAGTATTGCTCCAGAAGATGAGATTGAATTTGCCTTTCGAATTGGTATGGATGCTGTCCCCTGTAACTTTTCCTGGCGTCCTGGCAATATTTTTGAAAAAGCTTCCGATGGGACCGAACACTATGTTGGGGGTCGAATTAAGACCTGGGAGGACCTCGAAACTTTGGAGCCTCCTCCTCCCCTTGAAGAGCAACTGGCCCTTCTTGAGCGCTACCTTGAAGCGGGCAAGAAATACGGAGTGGGTATATTCCCCAACTTTACCTCCTTTTTTGATTCTGCGCAACTTGCCATGGGCTATGAATATTTTCTTTACCAGATTTATGATAACCTGGCGCTCATTGAGAAGCTCATGGATATTCTCCTCGAACATCAGGTCAAGGTTGTTGAAGCGGTATTCAAGCATTACGGTGATAGACTCCTTTTTATGATGGTCAACGACGACATTGCGTATAATTCAGGCCTGGCGGTTAGGCCCGAATTGTTCAGGAAACTGTTCTGTGAACGCTTTAGGACTCTGACCGAGCCCGCTCGAAAGCAGGGCAAGAAAATCGTGATGCACACTGATGGAAAAATGGATCAAGTCCTTCCCATTCTGTATGAGCTGGGAGTGGGGGCTATCCATCCCTGTGAGCCAGAATCAAACGACATTTATGAACTGAAAAAGAAGTGGTATGGAAAAGTAGCTTTGATAGGTAACATTCACACACCTCTTCTTGCCTACGGGAGCAAAGAGGAGATTGAGGAAGACGTCAAAGAACACCTGACCAGACTGGCGCCCGGTGGTGGGTACGTACTTTCTTCCTCAACCAGCATATTCGAAGGTATACCTCCTGAAAACTTCCTGCACATGGTCCGTTGCGTGCACAGTTTTGGAGTGTATGAAAAGCTCCGGGGAGGTGCTTGA